GTGACGACCTTGAGCAGCAGGCCACCCACGGCCGGACCGGCGATGTGGGCGATCTGCGCAGTGCCCTCGAGCCGGGAGTTCGCCCGCGGGACCTCGGCGGCCGGCACGAGGAACGGCACGTAGGACTGGTACGCCACGTCGAAGAAGACGGTCGCGACACCGATCACCGCCGCCACGGCGTAGAGGTGCCACATCGCGAGGTGCCCGCTCAGCCACAGCACGGGGACGACGACGGATGCCGCCACGCGGACGAGGTCGGCGGCGATCATCACCCGCCGCTTGAGCCAGCGGTCGACCCACGCACCGGCCGGCAGCCCCACGAGCAGGAACGCCGCGGTCGTCGCGGCATTGAGGACGCCGACCTCGAAGCTGCTCGCACGGAGCAGCACGACCGCCACCACGGGCAGGGCGAGCATGCCGATCTCGCGGCAGAAGACCGAGGCCGTCTCGCCCGCCCAGAACGCCCGGAAGCCGGGCCCGAGGCCGACGGCGGGCGGACGTCCCGGGGTCGCTGCGCCGGTGGTGCCGGCGAGGTCGGAAGTCACCCCGTCAGCCTGTCACGGCCGCACGCTTGGCATCCACACCTTTTCGCGGGAACGCCGAAGGCCCCCACCGCCAGGCGGTGAGGGCCTTCCAGGGCGCGGGGATCAGGCCATCGCAGCCGGGAGCGTGGCGCTCCAGGCCTCGCGGACCTCGGCGATCGGGAGCTCGAACTGGCCCTCGACGACGATCGCGTCGCCGCCGGTGGTGCCGAGTGCCGTGGCGGGGACGCCGTGCTTGGCAGCCAGCGCCTCGAGCTCGTCGGCGCGGCCGGCGTCCACCGTGACCAGGACGCGGGCGGTCGACTCGGCGAAGAGCCCCAGGAAGGCGTCGCCCTGGAGCGACACCGTCGCGCCGATGGAGTTCTTCAGGGACGACTCGACCAGCGCCTGGGAGAGGCCGCCGTCGGAGAGGTCGTGGGCCGAGGCGAGCAGGCCGACGCCCTCGAAGAGCAGCGCGGCGAGCGCCTTCTCGGCGGCGAAGTCGACCTTCGGCGGCAGGCCGCCGAGGTGCCCGTGGACGACGTGCGCCCACTCCGAGCCCGAGAGCTCCTCGCGGGTCTCCCCGAGCAGGTACACCGCCTGGCCCTCGGCCTGGAACGACGAGGGAGTGCGCTTGGTGACGTCGTCGATGACACCGAGCACGGCGACGACGGGCGTCGGGAGGATCGCGGTCTCGCCGGTCTGGTTGTAGAGCGACACGTTGCCGCCGGTGACCGGGGTGCCGAGCTCCTGGCAGCCCTCCTTGAGGCCGGTGCAGGCCTGGGCGAACTGCCACATGACGGCCGGGTCCTCGGGGGAGCCGAAGTTGAGGCAGTCGGAGACGGCGAGCGGCTGGGCGCCGCCGGTCGCGACGTTGCGGTACGACTCGACCAGCGCGAGCTGGGCGCCGGCGAACGGGTCGAGCTTGGCGAAGCGGCCGTTGCAGTCGGTGGACACGGAGACACCGAGGTTGGTCTCGTCGTCGATGCGGATCATGCCGGAGTCCTCCGGCTGCGACAGCACCGTGTTGCCGCGGACGTAGCGGTCGTACTGGTCGGTGATCCACGACTTGTCGCACAGGTTGGGCGAGGCGGCAAGCCTGATGACGGTCTCGCGGAGCTCGGCACCCGTCGTCGGGCGCGGGAGCTTCTCGGCGCCGTCGGCCTGGAGGGCGTCCTGCCACTCCGGGCGCTCGAACGGGCGGTTGTAGACCGGGCCCTCGTGGGCGACCGTGCCCGGCGGGACGTCGACGACGGTCTGGCCGTGCCAGTCGATGACCAGGCGGCCGGTCTCGGTGACCTCGCCGATGACCGCGGCTTCGACGTCCCACTTCGCGCAGATCGCGAGGAAGGCGTCGATGTTCTTCGGCTCGACGACCGCCATCATGCGCTCCTGCGACTCGCTCATGAGGATCTCCTCGGGCGAGAGCGTGGAGTCGCGCAGCGGCACCTTGTCGAGGTGGACGTGCATGCCACCGTCACCGGCCGAGGCGAGCTCGGAGGTGGCGCAGGAAAGGCCCGCGCCACCGAGGTCCTGGATGCCGGCGACCACGTGGGCGGCGTACAGCTCGAGGGTGCACTCGATGAGGAGCTTCTCCATGAACGGGTCGCCGACCTGGACGGCCGGGCGCTTGGCCGGGCCGTCGGCGTCGAAGGTCTCCGAGGCGAGGACGGAGACGCCACCGATGCCGTCGCCACCGGTGCGCGCGCCGTAGAGGACGACGAGGTTGCCCTCGCCGGTCGCGTTGGCGAGGTGCAGGTCCTCGTGGCGCAGGACGCCGACCGCGAGGGCGTTGACGAGCGGGTTGCCGAGGTAGGTCTCGTCGAAGACGGCCTCGCCACCGATGTTGGGCAGGCCGAGGCAGTTGCCGTAGCCGCCGACGCCCGCGACGATGCCCGGCAGGACGCGGTGGGTGTCGTCGGCGTCCAGCGGGCCGAAGCGCAGCGGGTCCATGACCGCGACCGGGCGGGCGCCCATCGCGATGATGTCGCGGACGATGCCGCCGATGCCGGTCGCAGCACCCTGGTACGGCTCGACGTACGACGGGTGGTTGTGCGACTCGACCTTGAAGGACACGGCGTAGCCCTGGCCGATGTCGAGGACGCCGGCGTTCTCGCCGATGCCCGCGAGCATGGGACCGCGCGGGGTCTCCTGCTTCAGCTCACCGAACTGGCGCAGGTGCACCTTGGACGACTTGTAGGAGCAGTGCTCCGACCACATGACGGAGTACATCGCCAGCTCGGACGACGTGGGTCGGCGGCCCAGGATCTCGCGGATGCGGGCGTACTCGTCCTCCTTGAGGCCGAGGTCAGCCCACGGCTGCTCCCGCTCCGGGTCGGTGCTCGCGACGGCGACGGTGTCCAGGGCAGATCGGCTCTCAGTCACGGTAGGAGATTCTACGGGCGTACGGCGCCACCCCCGACCGCGCGTCCGGGGCTGGCCGGACCGAGGCTCCGCCGCACGCGGAGCGCTCGTGCGGCGAGGGGGCGGTTGCCGCCGCGCGGCGTCTGGCGGCAGCGGTGCCACCGGCGCCGACACCGCCTCTGACCTGCGAAAACTACAAATTTGTAGTTCGTCGTGACCTCTGTTGCTGATGTGACTGGAGTGGTTAACGTGGTCCCTCACCTCACCCTCGGAGAGTTTTCATGCGCGCCCTCGCCCGGACCCGGACGGACCTGCGGACCCCGCAGGCCCCACAGATCCGCACCCGCCTGACCACGACCCTGGTCGCCTTCGCGGCGCTCCTCGGCCTCGGCCTCGGTGGGGTCGCGCTGACCCGCGACGGGGGTGTCGCCGCGCTGGCCGCGGGGAGCAACCCGACCACGCCGGGCGCGTTCACCGGCTACGGCTTCGACCAGTGCCTGGCGCCGACCCAGGCCAAGATGGACACCTGGCTGGAGAGCTCGCCGTTCCTCGCCGTCGGGATCTACATCAGCGGAAACTCGCGGGCCTGCCGCTCCCAGCCCAACCTCACGCCGACCTGGGTCTCCACGCAGCTCGCGAAGGGCTGGCGCCTCCTGCCGATCACGCTCGGGCCCCAGGCCAGCTGCCAGCCGCGCTTCCCTCGCTACAACGACGACCCGACGATCAACCCCGACCCCGCGAACTACTACGCCAAGGCGAAGGCGCAGGGCTCACTCGAGGCCGACCGGGCGGTGACCGCCGCGAAGGCACTCGGGATCGTCCCGGGCAGCACCCTCTTCTACGACCTCGAGGGCTTCGACCTCAGCAACACCGACTGCCGGGAGTCCGCGCTCCGCTTCGTCCACGCCTGGGACATCCGCCTGCACCAGCTCGGCTACGTGGCCGGCTTCTACTCCAGCGCCAGCTCGGGCATCAAGATGGTCGACGACGCCCGCGTGAACCACCCCGGCGTCTTCACCCTCCCCGACGTCCTCTGGATCGCGCGCTGGGACGGGCAGCCGAACACCACCACCGAGACGCGTTACCTCCGCACCGACGGCTGGACCGGAGGCGTCCGGGTGAAGCAGTACCAGGGCGGCCACGACGAGACCTGGGGCGGCGTGACCATCACCATCGACCGCAACTGGCTCAACGTCGGCGGCGGCTCCCGGTCTGCGACGGAGACGCACTGCGACGGCGTGAAGGTGGACTTCACGAGCTATCCGAAGCTCACCCTCGGCATGACCCGTCCCGAGGTCCGCGCCGTGAAGTGCTTCCTGCGCGAGCAGGGCATGACCGGCATCAGGCTCAACGACTACTTCGGCAGCGGGCTCGCGAGCGCGATGGCCACCTGGAAGTCGCGCAACGGCTTCGCTCCCAGCGCGTCCTGGTACAGCGGCCACTGGACCGCGCTGCTGGCCCACGGCGGCTCCGGCTGGCAGAAGCGCGGATCGACCGGCGCCAACGTGTGGCGCCTGCAGCGGGCGCTCGCCGCCCGCGGCCTGGCCAGCCCGCTCACGGGCGTCTACGACGGCACCACCGAGTCCGCGGTCCGGACCTACCAGTCGCGGGTCGGCATGACCTCGAGCGGGGTCGTGACACCGACGATGTGGACGCGGCTGACCCACGGCAGGTGACGAAGGCGAACGGCTGACGCGGGAGAACGACGAGGCCCCGCCACCCGAGGGGTGGCGGGGCCTCGCTGCGTCAGGAGCGGAGTCAGCCCTGGACGGGCTCCGCGTCGTCGCTGCTGTCGTTCCAGCTGTCGGCGAGGAGACCGGCCTTCTCGGCGTACAGGTCGAAGACGACGGTGAAGAGCGGCGGGATCGAGGAGAGCAGGCCCAGGCCGAGCTGCTTCTTCGACCACCTCGCGTCGAGGCCGACCCGCAGGGTCACCATCACGAACGCGATGAACGCGACGCCGTGGATCGGACCCATGACCTGGACCCCGATCTCGTCCTTGACGACGACGTACTTGAAGAACATGCCGACCAGCAGACCGGTCCACGAGACCGCCTCCGCGATCGCGGCGACACGGAAGGCCCTGAGCGGAGACATCAGGCGAAGACCGACGCTGCGAGCGAGGTGAAGAAGCCGAGGCCGTCGACGCCGGGGCCGCACAGCTCCTCGACCGCGTGCTCGGGGTGCGGCATCAGGCCGACCACGTTGCCGCGCTCGTTGGTGATGCCCGCGATGTCGCGCAGCGAGCCGTTGGGGTTGACGTCGAGGTAGCGCGCGACGACCCGCCCCTCCCCTTCGAGCATGTCGAGCGTGGCCTCGTCGGCGACATAGGAGCCCTCGCCGTTCTTGAGGACGACGGTGATCTCCTGGTCCTTGGCGTAGGCGCTGGTCCAGGCGGTCGTGTTGTTCTCGATCCGGAGCTTCTGGTCGCGGCACACGAACTTGCGGTGGTCGTTGCGGATCAGCGCGCCGGGCAGCAGGTGCGCCTCGGTGAGGATCTGGAAGCCGTTGCAGATGCCGAGGACCGGCATGCCCTTGCCGGCCGCCTCGATGACCTCGGTCATCACCGGCGAGAAGCGCGAGATCGCACCGCAGCGCAGGTAGTCGCCGAACGAGAAGCCACCCGGGAGGACGACGGCGTCGACCCCCTTCAGGTCGTGGTCGCCGTGCCACAGGGCGACGGCCTCGTTGCCACCGATGGTGACCGCGCGGGACGCGTCGACGTCGTCGAGCGTGCCGGGGAAGGTGACGACGCCGATCTTCACTGGGCGTCCTCGACGCGGACGACGAAGTCCTCGATGACGGTGTTGGCCAGGAGGGTCTCCGCCATCTTCTCGACCTGGGCGAGGGTGGCCTCGTCAGCCGTCTCGACCTCGAGCTCGAAGCGCTTGCCCTGGCGGACGTCGGTCACGCCGGAGAAGCCCAGGCGCGGGAGGGCGCCGTGGACGGCCTTGCCCTGCGGGTCGAGGATTTCCGGCTTGAGCATGACGTCGACGACGACACGGGCCACGATGAGCTCCTTGAGAAGTGCGGCTTGCCCTTGGTTCCGGGCACGCTCATCCTACGGGCGCACGCCCACCGGTCGGGTGTGGTGCCCAGCACCCGGCCCCGGGTTGGCAGGATGACGCCATGGCGACCCCGCGACAGCGCACCCTGACCACGTCCGACGGCGTACGGCTCGCGGTCCAGGAGCACGGAGACCCGGCGCACCCCACGGTCGTCGCGATCCACGGCTACCCCGACGACCACCACGTCTGGGACGGCGTCGTCGCGGCACTGGTCGACCGCTTCCACGTGGTGACCTACGACGTCCGCGGCGCCGGCTCGTCGGAGTCCCCCTCGGGTCGCCGCCACTACACGATCCCCCGCCTCGCGGCCGACCTCGGCGAGGTCATCGACGGGGTGGTGGGCGATCGACAGGTGCACCTGCTGGCGCACGACTGGGGATCGATCCAGACCTGGGCCCTGGTCACCGACCCGGCCTGGGCCGATCGCCTGCTCTCCTACACCTCGGTCTCCGGCCCCGACCTCGACATGGTCGGCGTCTGGCTGCGCGGAGTCCGCGAGCGGCCCCGGGCCATCGCGCGGCAGCTGCTCGACTCCTACTACATCGCGCTCTTCCAGCTGCCCCTCCTGCCCGAGGCCGCCATCCGGCTCGGCGTCCTCGACAGGCTGGTCCGGCACTCGGCCAGGCACGGGCTGTCGGCCGACGCGCCGGTGCGCGACAAGAGCCGCTCCGATGCCGAGCGCGGCCTCGCCCTCTACCGGGCCAACTTCCTCCCGCGGCTGGCACGGCCGGCTCCCCGGCGTACGACGGTGCCGGTGCAGGTGCTCGCACCGACCGGCGACCTCCACGTCGACTCCGAGACGCAGCGCACGGCCCCGGCCCCCTGGTGCGACTCGCTCGCGACCCATGAGGTCGAGGGCAACCACTGGGTGGTCGAGCACTCCCCCGCGCTGGTCGCCGCCCACGTCTCACGCTTCGTGGACGAGAACTCCGGCAAGGCCGACCGCCCCCTCTTCTGACTCCGCCGAGACGGGGCCCGTAGCAACGCGAGACGACGACTGAGCGAGCACCGGTCGAGCTTGCTCGATCCGGCGCGAGCGAGGGAGGAGTGCACGAGCGAAGCGAGTGAGACGGGCCTTGTGCCGGCGTTCGCCGGCACAAGGCCCGTCTCAGCGTCGCAGGAGGCCCGTCTCAGCGTCGCACGGGCCCCGTCTCGCGGATCAGCGCGGGATCTCGCGCTTGAGGATCTTGCCGGTGGCGGTCATCGGCAGCGCCGGGACCACCTCGACGATGCGCGGGTACTTGTACGCCGCGACCTGCTCCTTCATCCACGCCTGGATCTCGTCAGCCTCGGCCGATGCGCCCGGCTTGAGCACGACGACGGCCTTGATCTCCTCGCCGTGGGTGTCGTGCGGAACGCCGATCACGGCGGCCAGCGCGATGGCCGGGTGGGTGAGCAGGACCTCCTCCAGCTCACGCGGGTACACGTTGAAGCCGCCGCGGATGATCATGTCCTTGGACCGGTCGACGATGTAGTACCAGCCGTCGGCGTCCTTCTTGGCCAGGTCGCCGGAGCGGAACCAGCCGTCGGCGTCGATCGCCTCGGCGGTCGCCTCGGGACGGTTGTAGTAGCCCTTCATGACGTTGGGGCCCTTGATCGCGATCTCGCCGACCGTGTCGGGGTCCTCGGGGAGGTCCTCGCCCGTCTCCGGGTCGATGAGCTTCATCGACACGTCCTTGATCGGGACGCCGATCGAGCCCGGTCGGACCGGCTGGCCCACCGGCGAGAACGACGCGACCGGCGAGGTCTCCGACAGGCCGTAGCCCTCGAGCACGGTGACGCCGAAGACCTTCTCGACCTGCTGGTGGACGGCGACGGGAAGCGCAGCGCCACCGGCGACGGCGCAGCGCAGCGTGTCCTTGACGTGCGCGGCGGCGTCCGGGTTCTCCGCGGCGGCGGCGAGCAGGCCGACGTACATGGTCGGGACGCCGCCGAAGACGGTGACCTTCTCCTTGACCATGAGGCCGAGGGCGGCGTTCTGCTCGAAGCGCGGCAGGAGCACGAGGGTGCCGCCGGTCGCGATGGTGGCGTTGTGGATCGCCGTCTGGCCGAAGGAGTGGAAGAGCGGGAGGACGCAGAGCGCCGTCTCGGGGCTGCCAGCGGTGAAGCCGAAGAGCTCCTGGCTGGTCTCCTGGTTGGAGAACATGTTGCTGTGGCGCAGCTCGGCACCCTTCGGCTGGCCCGTGGTGCCCGAGGTGTACAGGATGACCGCGGTGTCGTCGGAGTCCGTGGCGACGGTCTCGAAGACGGGCGACTTGCCGGCCATGCCCTGGCCGAGGGTCTCGGTGCCCTCGATCGGCGAGGCAGCGGTCGGGTCCGCCATGATCATGAAGAAGTGCTCGCAGCCCGCGGCACCGTTGAAGCCCTCGTAGCACTCGGCGCCGATGGCGAGGTCCGGCGTGCCCTGGAAGGCGAAGACGGCCTTCGCCTCCGAGTCGTTGAGGTGGTAGGCCACCTCGCGACCCTTCAGCAGCACGTTGAGCGGGACGACGGTCGCACCGGCCTTGAGGATGCCGAAGTAGACGATCGAGAAGTACGGCAGGTTCGGGCAGCTCAGGGCGACCTTGTCGCCGGGCTCGATGCCGCGCTCGACGAGGAGGTTCGCGACCTGGCTCGCCGCTCCGTTGAGCTGCGCGTAGGAAAGACGGGTGTCACCGAGGACGAGGGCAGTGCGCTCCGGGTACGCCGCAGCGGAGTCGTCGAGGATCGACGCGAGGTTCAGGGTGGCCATGGCGGGCACTTTAACGTGACCCACCGCACGCGCCAGCGGATCCGTATTGTCCGAGACGGCGCGCACCACTTACTACGGCGACGAAGGAAGCCGGGACGGCCTCACGCCGGGGGAAGCAGGGGCGTGTCGACGTTCAGGTCGAGGCCGTAGGACTGCGCGCGCTCGGCGATCTGGGCCGAGATCGCGTCGGAGAGGACCGCGACGACCCGCTCCCGCGGAACGAGCCGCGGCTCCTGCGTCATCCAGTGGCCGATGGTCGCGCGGACCTGGCCGATGATCCCGGCGAAGACCAGGTGCATCTCGGCCATGGACTCGTCGGAGAGCTCGATGCCGCGGGCCGCCGCCACGCCACGCGGGATGCCGGAGAGGAAGTCGGCGTACGTCGCGATGATCCGGTTGAGCTCGCTGACCTCGCCGTCGCCCAGCTCGCGCTCGACCAGGCCGTGGAGCGCCGGATGGGCGTCGACCCACTCGACCGCGATGCCGATCATGTGCGACGCGACCTCGCGCAGGGTGCCGCGGTAGTCGACCGGGCCGGTGATCAGCGAGAACGCCCGCTCGAGCACGTCTGCCTGGACGGCGCGCACCAGCTGCACCCGGCCGCCGAAGTGGCGCTGCACGACCGTGCGGACCAGTCCCGCGCGCTCGGCGACGTCCTGGAGGGTGAGCTCGGCCCCGACCGGCGAGTCCTCGACCACGGCGGCACCGGCGTCGAGGATCAGGCGACGCCGCTCCTCGCGATGGGCGTCCCAGCGCCTGTTGCGGCCGTCGCGGACCGGCTCGTCGGGGAAAGCGGCAGGGGGCACGCGCGGCAGTCTGCCACGCGTGCCCCCTGAATTCTTCAGCGATGAACCTTTCAGCCGCGCAGCGCGGGCGGGAAGATCTTCAGCAGGTTGCCCCACGAGCGCTTGCCGCCGTACGCCGCGAGCGCCTTGCCGGACTTCGCCGCCGTCTTCGCCGTGACGAACCACGGCATCGTCGGCGCCATGGTGAACTCGCCCTTGAGGTAGGAGACCGGGAACGGGTGGAACGGGCCACGGACGACCGTCTTCTCCGAGTCGGCGATCAGGTGCGTGTTGTGGACGACGCCGATGCCGGAGCCGACCTGCTCGAGCGTGTGGCCCGGGAAGGCGCCCCACGTCGCACCGCCGAGGAGGAAGGCGATGCCGCTCCAGACGTTGATGCCGACCGCGCCGTAGCGCAGCGCGGCCACGAGCTCGTCGAAGCGGGCGCCCATCTTCTTGATGTCGCGGGGGTGCACGATCATCGAGGCGCCGAGCGTGCCGTCGAGGCGGTCGTTGGAGAACGCCACCGCGTTGGCGAGGAAGTCCGCGCCCAGGCCGGGCAGCTCGGTGATGCCGAGGACGGCGGCGAAGTACTCGCCGTCGTACAGCTCGGTCGGGCTGTCCTCGCCGAGCGTCACGAGGGTGCAGCTGCCGACCTGCTCCGCCGCGTCGCCGTAGGTCGCCTTGGCGCGCTCGATCGAGGCCTGGCCGTTGGGGTACCACGGCGCGCGCGGGGTGATCTCGCGCAGGACCGTGCGGATGGCGTCGAGGAAGGCGTCCTTCTGGTCCCAGTCAGCGGAGATCAGCAGGGCCTGGCCACCGATGCAGTTGTGGCCGGCGTTGTGCAGGCGCTGCGTGACGACGTGCTCCGCCTGGTAGACGAGGTCGCTCTTGGCCCACGAGCCGGGGACCACGATGATCGGCGAGACGCCACCGAGCTCGGAGGTCATCTCCTTGGCGAGCTGCGGGGTGCCGGCCTTGCGGTTCTTCTCGGCGTCCTTGCCGACTCCCCAGACGATCGCGTCGTGGGTGCGGGCCGAGCCGGTGATGTGCACGTGGACGATGTCGGGGTGGTTCGTGAGGTAGCCGCCGACCTCGGCGCCGCCGTTGACGACGCGGACCAGGTCCGCCTCGATGAGCGGCGCGAGCGCGCGGTCGTAGACCGGCTTCAGGTGCTGGAACGTCGGGTTCAGCTTGATGACCGAGGCGCGGTTGAAGGCGACCAGCTCGTACGCCGCGTCGAGCGGCGCGATCGCGGAGATGTTGCCCGCACCGAGGACGAGGCCGACGCCGCCGTTCTGGTGCTCGGCCTTCGCGCCGAGGCCGGCGGAGGCCTTCGCCTGCTCGGCACTGATGCCCGGCTTCAGCCAGACCTCGGCGACGAAGCCGTTGAAGAGCAGGTTGTCCTTGAGGTCCTCGGGCAGCACCCGGACCTTGGTCTGACCGGTCGCGGTCGTGGAGAGCTTCAGTCCGTCGATCGGGGACTTGCCGGCGGCCAGCTTCTCGAGCGACGTGGCGTACTCGGCGAACATCGGCGCGGTGGCGGCCGGGCCGCTCATCCACTCCTCGCCCTCGTAGGAGCCGGACGGGACGCCCTTGGCGGCGGAGGCCGCGCCGGCCCACGCGCCGGCCTCGGCCGCGATCGTCTTCTGGGTCGCCCGGAGCAGCTCGGCCCGCGCCGGCAGCTCCATCTCGGCCCAGGTGGCGATGCCCGTGGCGAGCTGCGCCACGGCGGCGTCGAGCTCGGCGGGCGTCGCGGGGGTCATGTCGTACACAGCCTCGGCGGTCATCGGGCGACCTTGTCCTTCTGCTCGCGGTTACGGATCGTGCCGCCGGCCTCGCCGACGGTGTCAAAGGCGATGATCTCGTCCTTGTGGTTCTTCTCGTAACCCTTGATCTTGCCAGCCTTGCGGGCCTCGACCTGCTCTGCCCAGATCTCGCGCGGGGTGCGCAGGAACCCGAACTCGGCGCGCGCCTCGGCGTTCTCCCAGACCTTCTCGTTGAGCGGCTTCACACCGTTGACGTACGGCGCCACGATCGGCATCGTGCGCGGCGTCATGGCCTTGACGATCTTGAGCTTCAGCACCGGCGGGAGCAGGTGGATCGTGAGCAGGATCGGCTTGAGGGCGACGATCGCGGCGAGGTCGGTGGCACGGCCCTGCGGGCGGCCGCCCATCTCGCGCATCCACTGCGGCATGGTCGCGAGGACGGCGCGGCTGGTGAAGGTGTTGACGGTCCAGCGGATGTTCCACGGGACCCACTTCGGCAGCGAGGAGAGCTGCATGTCGACGAGGAAGTCGAACATGTCGAGCATGCCCTCGGAGGCCACCATCTTCGGGCGGAACTCCTCGAAGTACGCGGCCACCTCGGCACGCGTGCGCGGCAGGCTGTCGACGTCGATGGTCTGGAACGCCGCGGCGACGGCGCACTCGCGCCAGTACTCCAGCTCCTCCTCCTCCGACAGCTTGCCCGGGCCGAACATCTCGTAGGAGATCAGGATCGAGTGCCACGCGGTCAGGTGGATCCACTTCTGCGACTCGGGGTTGTTGGCCGCGAACTGCTGGCCGGTGACCGGGTCGACGCCGATGGCCCGCTGGTGGACCTTCATCAGGATGTCGGAGGACTTGAGCACCGACTGGGCGTCGCCGTAGAGGATCGTGGCGAAGTACTGCATGGTCCGGTCGAAGCGGAGCGG
The sequence above is a segment of the Nocardioides jiangxiensis genome. Coding sequences within it:
- a CDS encoding long-chain-fatty-acid--CoA ligase; translated protein: MATLNLASILDDSAAAYPERTALVLGDTRLSYAQLNGAASQVANLLVERGIEPGDKVALSCPNLPYFSIVYFGILKAGATVVPLNVLLKGREVAYHLNDSEAKAVFAFQGTPDLAIGAECYEGFNGAAGCEHFFMIMADPTAASPIEGTETLGQGMAGKSPVFETVATDSDDTAVILYTSGTTGQPKGAELRHSNMFSNQETSQELFGFTAGSPETALCVLPLFHSFGQTAIHNATIATGGTLVLLPRFEQNAALGLMVKEKVTVFGGVPTMYVGLLAAAAENPDAAAHVKDTLRCAVAGGAALPVAVHQQVEKVFGVTVLEGYGLSETSPVASFSPVGQPVRPGSIGVPIKDVSMKLIDPETGEDLPEDPDTVGEIAIKGPNVMKGYYNRPEATAEAIDADGWFRSGDLAKKDADGWYYIVDRSKDMIIRGGFNVYPRELEEVLLTHPAIALAAVIGVPHDTHGEEIKAVVVLKPGASAEADEIQAWMKEQVAAYKYPRIVEVVPALPMTATGKILKREIPR
- a CDS encoding glycoside hydrolase domain-containing protein, which translates into the protein MRALARTRTDLRTPQAPQIRTRLTTTLVAFAALLGLGLGGVALTRDGGVAALAAGSNPTTPGAFTGYGFDQCLAPTQAKMDTWLESSPFLAVGIYISGNSRACRSQPNLTPTWVSTQLAKGWRLLPITLGPQASCQPRFPRYNDDPTINPDPANYYAKAKAQGSLEADRAVTAAKALGIVPGSTLFYDLEGFDLSNTDCRESALRFVHAWDIRLHQLGYVAGFYSSASSGIKMVDDARVNHPGVFTLPDVLWIARWDGQPNTTTETRYLRTDGWTGGVRVKQYQGGHDETWGGVTITIDRNWLNVGGGSRSATETHCDGVKVDFTSYPKLTLGMTRPEVRAVKCFLREQGMTGIRLNDYFGSGLASAMATWKSRNGFAPSASWYSGHWTALLAHGGSGWQKRGSTGANVWRLQRALAARGLASPLTGVYDGTTESAVRTYQSRVGMTSSGVVTPTMWTRLTHGR
- the purQ gene encoding phosphoribosylformylglycinamidine synthase subunit PurQ; the protein is MKIGVVTFPGTLDDVDASRAVTIGGNEAVALWHGDHDLKGVDAVVLPGGFSFGDYLRCGAISRFSPVMTEVIEAAGKGMPVLGICNGFQILTEAHLLPGALIRNDHRKFVCRDQKLRIENNTTAWTSAYAKDQEITVVLKNGEGSYVADEATLDMLEGEGRVVARYLDVNPNGSLRDIAGITNERGNVVGLMPHPEHAVEELCGPGVDGLGFFTSLAASVFA
- the purS gene encoding phosphoribosylformylglycinamidine synthase subunit PurS, whose translation is MARVVVDVMLKPEILDPQGKAVHGALPRLGFSGVTDVRQGKRFELEVETADEATLAQVEKMAETLLANTVIEDFVVRVEDAQ
- a CDS encoding DUF3817 domain-containing protein, whose protein sequence is MSPLRAFRVAAIAEAVSWTGLLVGMFFKYVVVKDEIGVQVMGPIHGVAFIAFVMVTLRVGLDARWSKKQLGLGLLSSIPPLFTVVFDLYAEKAGLLADSWNDSSDDAEPVQG
- the purL gene encoding phosphoribosylformylglycinamidine synthase subunit PurL — encoded protein: MTESRSALDTVAVASTDPEREQPWADLGLKEDEYARIREILGRRPTSSELAMYSVMWSEHCSYKSSKVHLRQFGELKQETPRGPMLAGIGENAGVLDIGQGYAVSFKVESHNHPSYVEPYQGAATGIGGIVRDIIAMGARPVAVMDPLRFGPLDADDTHRVLPGIVAGVGGYGNCLGLPNIGGEAVFDETYLGNPLVNALAVGVLRHEDLHLANATGEGNLVVLYGARTGGDGIGGVSVLASETFDADGPAKRPAVQVGDPFMEKLLIECTLELYAAHVVAGIQDLGGAGLSCATSELASAGDGGMHVHLDKVPLRDSTLSPEEILMSESQERMMAVVEPKNIDAFLAICAKWDVEAAVIGEVTETGRLVIDWHGQTVVDVPPGTVAHEGPVYNRPFERPEWQDALQADGAEKLPRPTTGAELRETVIRLAASPNLCDKSWITDQYDRYVRGNTVLSQPEDSGMIRIDDETNLGVSVSTDCNGRFAKLDPFAGAQLALVESYRNVATGGAQPLAVSDCLNFGSPEDPAVMWQFAQACTGLKEGCQELGTPVTGGNVSLYNQTGETAILPTPVVAVLGVIDDVTKRTPSSFQAEGQAVYLLGETREELSGSEWAHVVHGHLGGLPPKVDFAAEKALAALLFEGVGLLASAHDLSDGGLSQALVESSLKNSIGATVSLQGDAFLGLFAESTARVLVTVDAGRADELEALAAKHGVPATALGTTGGDAIVVEGQFELPIAEVREAWSATLPAAMA
- a CDS encoding TetR/AcrR family transcriptional regulator; translated protein: MPPAAFPDEPVRDGRNRRWDAHREERRRLILDAGAAVVEDSPVGAELTLQDVAERAGLVRTVVQRHFGGRVQLVRAVQADVLERAFSLITGPVDYRGTLREVASHMIGIAVEWVDAHPALHGLVERELGDGEVSELNRIIATYADFLSGIPRGVAAARGIELSDESMAEMHLVFAGIIGQVRATIGHWMTQEPRLVPRERVVAVLSDAISAQIAERAQSYGLDLNVDTPLLPPA
- a CDS encoding alpha/beta fold hydrolase → MATPRQRTLTTSDGVRLAVQEHGDPAHPTVVAIHGYPDDHHVWDGVVAALVDRFHVVTYDVRGAGSSESPSGRRHYTIPRLAADLGEVIDGVVGDRQVHLLAHDWGSIQTWALVTDPAWADRLLSYTSVSGPDLDMVGVWLRGVRERPRAIARQLLDSYYIALFQLPLLPEAAIRLGVLDRLVRHSARHGLSADAPVRDKSRSDAERGLALYRANFLPRLARPAPRRTTVPVQVLAPTGDLHVDSETQRTAPAPWCDSLATHEVEGNHWVVEHSPALVAAHVSRFVDENSGKADRPLF